A part of Streptomyces sp. NBC_01451 genomic DNA contains:
- a CDS encoding ArsR/SmtB family transcription factor: MSVVIVLEGAACDRFTVTVSPLAELAASLHVLTGHAHHTEHADWARRTTSAAPAAFRAGLGRFAPLWTALRWRGFYPGLPTPPAELAVDRFAELMAYTCVSGYRAYRFGRVLHDQAQARALRQAASALPDPHSALAEDLLRDPQALRADLLGFLDLCRRVYFDELWTHTEPVLSRAAHQMRRRLADEGPEAALLSLSPSSARLDSPARVVLDKVHHAVVSPARTPLLLIPTWYGAPHLLVKDEPGLPPVVHFPVDAPQIGVTLARSRMLALTDPRRIRLCRLIARQAMTTADLADRLSMTRPQVARHLRTLRDLGLVQVERHGRYVHYGLDLTAVERIGQDVATALQY, encoded by the coding sequence ATGTCGGTTGTGATCGTGCTGGAAGGCGCCGCCTGCGACCGGTTCACGGTCACCGTGTCCCCACTCGCCGAACTGGCCGCCAGCCTGCACGTGCTCACCGGACACGCCCACCACACCGAGCACGCCGACTGGGCCCGGCGGACCACCTCTGCCGCGCCGGCCGCCTTCAGGGCTGGACTCGGACGGTTCGCCCCGCTGTGGACGGCGCTGCGCTGGCGGGGGTTCTATCCAGGGCTTCCCACACCGCCGGCGGAGCTCGCGGTGGACCGGTTCGCCGAGCTCATGGCGTACACCTGCGTCAGCGGCTACCGGGCCTACCGCTTCGGCAGGGTGCTCCACGACCAGGCACAGGCGCGTGCGCTGCGCCAGGCCGCGTCCGCGCTGCCGGATCCGCACTCTGCCCTCGCCGAGGACCTGCTGCGCGACCCGCAGGCCCTACGCGCCGACCTCCTCGGCTTCCTCGACCTGTGCCGCCGCGTCTACTTCGACGAGCTGTGGACGCATACCGAGCCCGTCCTGTCCCGGGCCGCACACCAGATGCGCCGACGGCTCGCGGACGAGGGACCCGAGGCGGCCCTCCTCTCGCTCAGCCCGTCCAGCGCCCGCCTGGACAGCCCCGCCAGGGTCGTCCTCGACAAGGTGCACCACGCGGTGGTCAGCCCCGCCCGTACACCGCTGCTGCTGATCCCTACCTGGTACGGCGCCCCGCACCTGCTGGTGAAGGACGAGCCCGGACTGCCCCCCGTCGTGCACTTTCCCGTCGACGCCCCTCAGATCGGCGTCACCCTGGCGCGCAGCCGCATGCTGGCACTCACCGATCCGCGTCGGATACGCCTGTGCCGCCTCATTGCACGTCAGGCGATGACCACCGCCGACCTGGCGGACCGGCTGTCGATGACCCGCCCGCAGGTTGCGCGGCATCTGCGCACCCTGCGCGACCTGGGCCTCG